The proteins below are encoded in one region of Clostridium pasteurianum DSM 525 = ATCC 6013:
- the bioB gene encoding biotin synthase BioB: MDNIISKLEKKINEGQLINYEEALELAKTEDFKELITAADRIRDKFNGKVVDICSIMNAKSGKCTEDCKYCAQSAHYKTNVQEYDLVGEEEAVKLAKENESCGVNRFSLVTSGRALTGEEFKRAIKIYSTLRDEVKMDLCASLGIITEEQLEELKGTGITMYHHNLETSRDYYGKICTTHSYEERIETIEAAKKAGLRVCSGGIIGMGETIEDRIKMAMELQKLQVYSIPVNVLNPVKGTPLEDAKSLTDEEILRTIAVFRFINPKSQIRLAGGRSLIAKEGQDCLRAGANATISGNYLTTVGNKIEDDIKMIKEVGMEVV, translated from the coding sequence ATGGATAATATAATTTCAAAATTGGAGAAAAAGATAAATGAAGGACAACTGATAAACTATGAAGAGGCTTTGGAACTGGCAAAAACTGAAGATTTTAAAGAGCTCATAACTGCGGCAGATAGAATAAGGGATAAATTCAATGGTAAAGTTGTAGATATATGTTCCATAATGAATGCTAAATCTGGTAAGTGTACTGAGGACTGTAAGTACTGTGCTCAATCTGCTCACTACAAGACAAATGTACAGGAATATGATCTGGTAGGGGAAGAAGAGGCTGTTAAGCTTGCAAAAGAAAATGAAAGCTGTGGTGTAAACAGATTTTCACTGGTTACCAGTGGAAGAGCTCTCACAGGAGAGGAGTTTAAAAGAGCAATAAAAATATACAGTACCCTGAGAGATGAAGTAAAGATGGATCTCTGTGCTTCTCTTGGAATCATAACTGAAGAACAGCTGGAAGAATTAAAGGGAACGGGCATAACTATGTATCATCACAATCTGGAAACCAGTCGGGATTACTACGGTAAAATATGCACAACTCACAGCTATGAGGAGAGAATAGAAACTATAGAAGCGGCAAAAAAAGCGGGCCTTAGGGTGTGCTCCGGTGGAATTATAGGTATGGGAGAAACTATAGAGGATAGAATAAAAATGGCTATGGAGCTTCAAAAACTTCAGGTATACTCCATTCCAGTAAATGTATTGAATCCAGTAAAGGGTACTCCTCTTGAAGATGCAAAGTCCCTTACAGATGAAGAGATACTTAGAACCATAGCAGTATTTAGATTTATAAATCCAAAAAGTCAAATAAGACTGGCAGGAGGAAGAAGTCTTATAGCTAAAGAGGGACAAGACTGCCTTAGAGCAGGAGCCAATGCCACTATTTCAGGAAACTATCTTACTACTGTGGGAAATAAAATTGAAGACGATATAAAGATGATAAAGGAAGTTGGCATGGAAGTAGTCTAA
- a CDS encoding GerAB/ArcD/ProY family transporter → MKEKITSYEFLILMFLVPYGTASLFFMASDTKNDVWIALIFYSLVSIPIQMIYISLFNKYPNDSPVTYLPKIFGKYIGFILSILYIWFFAYDASRDLRDFIELTASFSLIRLPMYITGAVFVTAIIYNVYKGIENIGNMAQIAFLIVAFSSFCILLLAYITDPNIRIQSILPIIHSGFVSLVTSGWKLSMFPYGEFVVMTMFYPFVLQRSKLRKAVIFSSILEGLFLAVNNILFIVTLGFEFANTNDYPLLETLRWIHIGDFLNRLDIIFLVVLTLGGFFKISILIYAAALGIEQLFNFKHWGILCSILGVLILITSLIMARDNPEHLNIGWNIGLKYIFPQFVILIPLAALITHYIKLFLQKKNRNYE, encoded by the coding sequence ATGAAGGAAAAAATAACTTCCTATGAATTTTTAATATTGATGTTTTTAGTTCCCTATGGAACTGCAAGCTTATTTTTTATGGCATCAGATACAAAAAATGATGTGTGGATTGCATTGATATTTTATTCTTTGGTTTCCATACCCATTCAGATGATCTACATAAGTCTGTTTAACAAATATCCCAATGATTCTCCAGTAACTTATTTGCCAAAAATATTTGGAAAATACATAGGATTCATTTTAAGCATATTGTATATATGGTTTTTTGCCTATGATGCCTCAAGAGATTTAAGGGATTTCATAGAACTTACAGCCTCTTTTTCTCTCATAAGACTGCCTATGTATATAACTGGAGCAGTTTTTGTCACAGCAATTATATATAATGTCTACAAGGGGATTGAAAACATAGGAAATATGGCACAGATAGCTTTTCTAATTGTTGCATTTTCCTCTTTTTGCATTTTGTTACTTGCTTATATTACAGACCCCAATATTAGAATACAAAGTATATTACCAATTATACACAGTGGCTTTGTATCCCTAGTTACAAGTGGCTGGAAACTCAGTATGTTTCCCTATGGAGAATTTGTAGTCATGACTATGTTCTATCCCTTTGTACTCCAAAGGAGCAAATTGAGAAAAGCTGTAATTTTCTCCTCAATTCTAGAGGGACTATTTTTAGCTGTAAACAATATTTTATTTATAGTAACTTTAGGCTTCGAATTTGCCAACACCAATGACTATCCTCTTCTTGAAACCCTTAGATGGATACACATTGGAGATTTTTTAAATAGATTGGACATAATATTTCTGGTGGTTTTAACGCTGGGAGGATTTTTTAAGATATCCATACTCATATATGCAGCAGCTCTTGGAATTGAACAGCTGTTCAATTTTAAGCATTGGGGAATACTCTGCAGTATACTAGGAGTCCTGATACTAATTACTTCACTTATAATGGCAAGAGATAATCCAGAACATTTAAATATAGGATGGAATATAGGCTTAAAATATATTTTTCCCCAGTTTGTAATACTAATTCCCCTGGCAGCCCTTATAACCCATTATATAAAGTTATTCTTACAGAAAAAAAATCGTAACTATGAATGA
- a CDS encoding transporter substrate-binding domain-containing protein, which produces MKKKIMAAVTALAIFTTALLTGCGSSSVQANGKKKYIIATDITFPPFEFKKDDKYIGIDIDILNAIAKEENFDVELKPMNFKGILLALASNQVDGAITGMTITDERKKIMDFSDPYYDSGVGMVVRESETSIKTMEDLKGKTIAAKKGTSGAIFAEKNRGKYNFTIRYFDDTPSVLQEVKNGNAAADFEDYPVMAYSISENPDQGLKLVGDKLTTEHYGFAVNKGKNKELLDKFNEGLKKIQTSGQYDEIIAKYIKK; this is translated from the coding sequence ATGAAGAAAAAAATTATGGCAGCAGTAACTGCCCTTGCCATCTTCACTACAGCACTTTTAACTGGCTGCGGCAGTTCATCAGTACAGGCTAATGGAAAGAAGAAGTATATTATAGCAACTGATATTACATTTCCACCTTTTGAATTTAAAAAGGATGACAAATACATAGGGATAGATATAGATATATTAAATGCTATTGCAAAAGAGGAAAATTTTGACGTTGAATTAAAACCTATGAACTTTAAAGGTATACTGCTTGCATTAGCTTCAAATCAGGTAGATGGTGCTATTACAGGTATGACTATAACTGATGAAAGAAAGAAAATAATGGATTTTAGTGACCCATATTATGATTCCGGTGTTGGAATGGTAGTTAGGGAAAGTGAAACTTCTATAAAAACTATGGAGGATTTAAAGGGAAAAACCATTGCAGCTAAAAAAGGTACTTCTGGTGCAATCTTTGCTGAAAAAAATAGGGGAAAGTATAACTTTACTATAAGATATTTTGATGATACTCCCTCTGTACTTCAAGAGGTAAAAAACGGCAATGCTGCAGCAGACTTTGAAGATTACCCTGTAATGGCTTATAGCATAAGTGAAAATCCAGATCAAGGCTTAAAACTTGTGGGAGATAAATTGACTACAGAACATTATGGATTTGCAGTTAATAAGGGGAAAAACAAAGAGCTTTTAGATAAATTTAATGAAGGATTAAAGAAAATACAAACAAGTGGACAGTATGATGAAATTATAGCTAAATATATTAAGAAATAG
- a CDS encoding amino acid ABC transporter permease: protein MNTELLIKQSLPTLFDGLRVTIEITVISLIIAIIIGLIIGLMNISRNKVLKIIAIIYIDIVRGTPLIVQAFFIYFGLPAVLDFKINALTAGIIAISFNAGAYMAEIFRAGILSIDKGQMEAARSLGLPYGKSMTKIILPQAVRRMVPALINQFIISLKDTSILSVIGIQELTQSGEIIIASTFKSFQIWSVVGIMYFILIMILTVLSRNIERRLKV, encoded by the coding sequence TTGAACACAGAATTACTTATAAAGCAAAGTTTGCCCACTCTTTTTGATGGCTTAAGGGTTACTATTGAAATTACAGTAATATCCTTAATTATTGCCATTATAATAGGGCTAATAATAGGACTTATGAATATAAGCCGCAATAAAGTTTTAAAAATAATAGCGATTATATATATAGATATAGTAAGGGGAACTCCTCTTATAGTACAAGCATTTTTTATATATTTTGGATTGCCTGCAGTACTGGACTTTAAAATCAATGCATTGACAGCTGGTATAATAGCCATAAGCTTTAATGCAGGGGCTTATATGGCTGAAATATTCAGAGCTGGTATTCTATCTATAGATAAGGGACAGATGGAGGCAGCTAGAAGTCTTGGTTTACCTTACGGAAAATCCATGACGAAGATAATTTTACCTCAGGCAGTGAGGAGAATGGTTCCTGCCCTTATAAATCAATTTATAATATCCTTAAAGGATACATCTATTTTATCTGTAATAGGTATACAGGAATTGACTCAAAGCGGTGAGATTATTATAGCCTCTACTTTCAAATCTTTTCAGATATGGTCTGTAGTAGGAATAATGTATTTCATTTTGATTATGATATTGACTGTCTTATCCAGAAACATTGAAAGGAGGCTTAAAGTATGA
- a CDS encoding amino acid ABC transporter ATP-binding protein — protein sequence MIKIKKLKKKYGDLLVLDGINLTIDKSEVLCLIGPSGSGKSTLLRCLNGLEEITEGDVLVKDQSLVDNKININKLRENIGMVFQSFNLFPHLTVLENITLAPVLLKKLSKVEAKEKALSLLDKVGLKEKAQVYPEKLSGGQKQRVAIARALAMNPEIMLFDEPTSALDPEMVGEVLKVMKDLAKEGMTMVVVTHEMGFAREVSDRVIFMADGNIVEEGKPEDIFSNPKNSRTQDFLRKI from the coding sequence ATGATAAAGATTAAGAAGCTTAAAAAGAAATATGGGGATTTGCTTGTATTAGATGGAATTAATTTAACTATAGATAAAAGTGAAGTATTATGTCTTATAGGACCCTCAGGTTCTGGTAAAAGTACACTTTTAAGATGCCTTAATGGGCTGGAGGAAATTACTGAAGGAGATGTGCTGGTAAAAGATCAGAGTCTAGTTGACAATAAGATAAATATAAATAAATTGAGAGAAAATATTGGTATGGTATTCCAATCCTTTAACTTGTTTCCTCACTTAACTGTACTTGAAAATATAACACTGGCACCAGTTTTACTTAAGAAATTGAGTAAAGTTGAAGCTAAGGAAAAGGCATTAAGTCTTCTTGATAAAGTAGGACTTAAGGAGAAAGCCCAGGTGTATCCAGAAAAACTCTCTGGAGGACAAAAACAAAGAGTAGCTATTGCAAGGGCACTGGCTATGAATCCTGAAATAATGCTATTTGACGAACCTACTTCTGCACTAGACCCTGAGATGGTAGGGGAAGTTTTAAAGGTTATGAAGGACCTTGCAAAAGAGGGTATGACTATGGTAGTGGTTACTCATGAAATGGGCTTTGCGAGAGAAGTATCAGACAGAGTCATCTTTATGGCAGATGGAAATATAGTAGAAGAAGGTAAACCCGAGGATATATTCTCAAATCCTAAAAATTCAAGAACTCAAGATTTCTTGAGAAAAATATAA
- a CDS encoding acetolactate synthase large subunit has translation MGENKKEVNLNTAQMLVKCLEAEGVKYIFGIPGEENLEVMNAIADSSIEFITTRHEQGAAFMADVYGRLTGNAGVCLSTLGPGATNLVTGVADADSDGAPVVAITGQVGTERMHITSHQFLDLCKMFEPITKRSKQIVRPDTVSEIVRIAFKYAESEKPGACHIDLPVNIAKMPVSACEKPLEKKTQPVELANLTSIEEAAGEIFQAENPVILAGCSAIRNKAAHAVTDFANKLKIPVINTMMAKGIIPFDNKYSMWTIGIPQKDYVNEIIEESDLVIAIGYDIVEYAPAKWNKNGKSKIIHIDTRPAHINKLYQPAVEIVGEISDSLYDIMRRTSRKVEPVRAIEIKEKMFAEHESYAEDNSFPMKPQKILNDVRKVMGEDDIVISDVGAHKMWIARHYNCYKPNTCIISNGFATMGIGVPGAIAAKLINPDKKVLAIVGDGGFMMNNQELETALRIGTAIVVLIFNDSSYGLIKWKQQDQYGKTCSVDFTNPDFVKMAESMYGKGYRIEKAEELIPTLEEAFKQTVPVIIDCRVDYGENVKLTKHLQEVCKSFC, from the coding sequence ATGGGAGAAAATAAAAAGGAAGTAAATTTAAATACAGCACAGATGCTAGTAAAATGCCTTGAAGCAGAAGGTGTAAAATATATTTTTGGTATTCCAGGAGAAGAAAATCTGGAAGTAATGAATGCTATTGCAGATTCAAGTATTGAATTTATTACTACCCGTCATGAACAGGGGGCTGCCTTTATGGCAGATGTCTATGGAAGACTTACAGGAAATGCAGGGGTGTGCCTGTCAACCTTGGGGCCTGGTGCTACTAACCTGGTAACAGGGGTAGCAGATGCAGACAGTGATGGTGCTCCTGTAGTTGCCATTACAGGACAGGTAGGTACCGAGAGAATGCATATTACATCTCATCAGTTCCTTGATCTTTGCAAAATGTTTGAGCCTATAACAAAGAGAAGCAAGCAGATTGTGCGCCCAGATACTGTAAGTGAAATTGTTAGAATTGCTTTTAAGTATGCTGAAAGTGAAAAGCCGGGAGCTTGTCATATTGATCTTCCTGTAAATATTGCAAAGATGCCTGTAAGTGCCTGCGAAAAACCTCTTGAAAAAAAGACTCAGCCAGTAGAACTTGCAAACCTTACAAGCATTGAAGAAGCAGCTGGAGAAATTTTTCAGGCAGAAAATCCTGTAATACTAGCAGGCTGCAGTGCTATTCGTAACAAAGCTGCTCATGCGGTTACAGATTTTGCAAATAAACTTAAAATACCTGTAATAAATACAATGATGGCAAAGGGGATTATTCCTTTTGACAATAAATATTCCATGTGGACAATTGGTATTCCACAAAAGGACTATGTAAATGAAATTATTGAAGAATCAGATCTTGTAATTGCCATTGGTTATGACATTGTAGAATATGCTCCTGCTAAATGGAATAAAAATGGTAAAAGTAAAATTATTCATATTGATACAAGACCAGCTCATATTAACAAACTTTATCAACCAGCAGTGGAGATTGTAGGAGAGATTTCAGATTCTCTTTATGACATAATGAGAAGAACTTCAAGAAAAGTAGAACCGGTAAGGGCTATTGAAATCAAAGAAAAAATGTTTGCAGAACATGAAAGCTATGCAGAGGATAATTCTTTCCCAATGAAGCCTCAGAAGATTTTAAATGATGTGAGAAAAGTAATGGGAGAGGATGATATTGTAATCTCTGATGTAGGGGCTCACAAGATGTGGATAGCAAGACACTACAATTGCTATAAACCAAACACTTGTATAATTTCAAATGGTTTTGCTACCATGGGGATAGGGGTTCCTGGTGCAATTGCAGCAAAGCTTATAAATCCAGATAAAAAGGTACTAGCTATAGTGGGAGACGGCGGTTTCATGATGAACAATCAGGAATTGGAGACAGCCCTTCGTATAGGAACTGCAATTGTAGTTTTAATATTCAATGACAGCAGCTACGGTCTTATAAAATGGAAACAGCAGGATCAATATGGAAAGACCTGCAGTGTAGATTTTACAAATCCTGACTTTGTAAAGATGGCTGAAAGTATGTATGGAAAAGGCTATCGCATAGAAAAGGCAGAGGAGCTAATTCCTACTCTTGAAGAGGCTTTTAAACAGACTGTGCCAGTAATAATTGACTGTAGAGTGGACTATGGTGAAAATGTAAAACTTACAAAACATTTACAGGAAGTATGTAAGAGTTTTTGTTAA